From a region of the Desulfovibrio legallii genome:
- the trpD gene encoding anthranilate phosphoribosyltransferase, producing the protein MFLLIDNYDSFTYNLVQAFYALGHKPEVRRNDDPALLDLATSPDLTMVCISPGPGRPEDTGLCPEFLNRLSPRIPVLGVCLGHQLLGLHAGARVEVGPCIMHGKQSEIVHDGTGLFTGLPNPMRVGRYHSLVVRADEDAANPRFTVTARAPEGEVMALRYNDRPWVGVQFHPESVLTPEGLRLLGNFPQAVMGEDKDAGVADMAGILERLARREDLTAEMAAAGFAALMDGKMSPAQAGAFLMGLRMKGESPLELAHATRAALSRAVRVDGISGTTIDVVGTGGDGRNSFNCSTATSLTLAGMGYKVVKHGNRAVSSKCGSADALEGVGIALDKEPASVAAMLRKRNFAFLFAPFFHPSFANIGPVRKEMGVRTLFNILGPMINPARPSHLLMGVARPELVDLVAETLLQSPLYRAAVVCGSGNYDEVTPIGPAQMALLHEGTVNSMTLDPREFGIGPCTVEDLAVHSKDEAVAVLKDILAGQGPRPMMDMVVLNVGLALYLLDEKADMALCMARAREAVSSGAGRKVLDVA; encoded by the coding sequence ATGTTTCTGCTCATCGATAATTACGATTCTTTTACCTACAATCTGGTGCAGGCCTTTTATGCCCTGGGCCACAAGCCCGAAGTGCGCCGCAACGATGACCCGGCCCTGCTGGACCTGGCCACAAGCCCAGACCTCACCATGGTCTGCATCTCTCCCGGCCCCGGCCGCCCCGAAGATACGGGACTCTGCCCGGAATTTCTCAACCGCCTCAGTCCCCGCATCCCCGTGCTGGGCGTCTGCCTGGGCCACCAGCTGCTGGGCCTGCACGCCGGCGCGCGGGTAGAAGTGGGCCCCTGCATTATGCATGGCAAACAGTCTGAAATCGTGCACGACGGCACGGGGCTGTTTACTGGGCTGCCCAATCCCATGCGCGTGGGGCGTTACCATTCCCTGGTGGTGCGCGCCGATGAAGATGCCGCCAACCCCCGCTTTACGGTCACGGCCCGCGCTCCCGAAGGCGAAGTCATGGCCCTGCGCTACAACGACCGTCCCTGGGTAGGCGTGCAGTTTCATCCCGAATCCGTGCTGACTCCCGAAGGCCTGCGCCTGCTGGGCAACTTTCCCCAAGCCGTTATGGGCGAGGACAAGGACGCGGGCGTGGCCGACATGGCGGGCATTCTGGAGCGTCTGGCCCGTCGGGAAGATCTCACGGCCGAAATGGCCGCCGCCGGTTTTGCCGCCCTTATGGACGGCAAAATGAGCCCGGCCCAAGCTGGAGCCTTTCTTATGGGCCTGCGCATGAAGGGCGAAAGCCCCCTGGAACTGGCCCACGCCACCCGCGCCGCTTTGTCCCGCGCCGTAAGGGTGGACGGCATCTCCGGCACCACCATCGACGTGGTGGGTACGGGCGGGGACGGCCGCAATTCCTTCAACTGCTCCACGGCCACTTCCCTGACCCTGGCGGGCATGGGCTACAAGGTGGTCAAGCACGGCAACCGGGCCGTGTCCTCCAAGTGCGGCAGCGCCGACGCCCTGGAAGGCGTGGGCATAGCCCTGGACAAGGAGCCCGCTTCGGTGGCCGCCATGCTGCGCAAACGCAACTTCGCCTTCCTCTTTGCGCCGTTTTTTCATCCCTCCTTTGCCAATATCGGCCCGGTGCGCAAAGAAATGGGCGTGCGCACCCTGTTCAACATCCTGGGCCCCATGATCAACCCGGCCCGACCCAGTCACTTGCTCATGGGCGTGGCCCGGCCGGAGCTGGTGGATCTGGTGGCCGAAACCCTGCTCCAGTCGCCCCTCTATCGCGCGGCTGTGGTCTGCGGTTCGGGCAATTACGACGAGGTGACGCCCATCGGCCCCGCGCAGATGGCCCTGCTGCACGAGGGCACGGTGAACTCCATGACGCTGGACCCGCGCGAGTTTGGCATCGGCCCCTGCACGGTGGAAGACCTGGCCGTACACAGCAAGGACGAAGCCGTGGCCGTGCTCAAGGACATTCTGGCCGGTCAGGGGCCGCGTCCCATGATGGACATGGTGGTGCTCAACGTGGGTCTTGCCCTCTACCTGCTGGACGAAAAGGCGGACATGGCCCTGTGCATGGCCCGCGCCCGGGAGGCCGTGAGCAGCGGCGCGGGCAGGAAGGTGCTGGATGTTGCTTGA
- a CDS encoding indole-3-glycerol phosphate synthase TrpC has protein sequence MLLERFRAAKRDELAALRALEARGALPAPLAGSRPSFTAALTAPGREPLAVIAEYKRASPSRGVICEDLEVEDVAAAYHAAGAAALSILTEQAHFHGSLDYLARAAAPALYTGPRPPLLRKDFLCDPLQVRATAATPAAALLLIVRLTPDVALLRGLRELAESCGLEAVVEVFDATDLRLARESGARLIQVNARDLETLCVNRQVCLELIHAFPPQAGEVWIAASGLSRPEHLRAAADAGYTAALVGGALMEGGKPGAALRALLAPHVLPAPGASGQGGEACL, from the coding sequence ATGTTGCTTGAACGCTTCCGCGCAGCCAAGCGTGACGAGCTGGCCGCTCTACGGGCCCTGGAGGCACGGGGCGCCCTGCCCGCGCCCCTGGCGGGATCGCGTCCTTCCTTCACGGCGGCGCTGACTGCTCCAGGGCGGGAGCCGCTGGCCGTCATTGCCGAGTACAAGCGGGCCTCACCCTCGCGCGGGGTCATCTGCGAAGATCTGGAGGTGGAAGATGTGGCCGCCGCCTACCACGCGGCCGGGGCCGCCGCCCTCTCCATCCTTACCGAGCAGGCCCACTTTCACGGCAGTCTGGACTATCTGGCGCGCGCGGCCGCTCCGGCTCTGTACACGGGGCCGCGTCCGCCCCTGCTGCGCAAGGATTTTCTTTGCGATCCCCTGCAGGTGCGGGCCACGGCGGCTACTCCGGCCGCGGCCCTTTTGCTCATTGTGCGGCTCACCCCGGACGTGGCCTTGCTGCGCGGCCTGCGGGAGCTGGCCGAAAGCTGCGGCCTGGAAGCCGTGGTGGAGGTTTTTGACGCAACGGACCTGCGCCTGGCGCGGGAGAGCGGAGCGCGGCTCATCCAGGTTAATGCCCGTGACCTGGAAACGCTCTGCGTAAATCGGCAGGTCTGTCTGGAGCTTATCCACGCCTTTCCCCCCCAGGCCGGGGAAGTCTGGATTGCCGCCAGCGGCCTGAGCCGGCCGGAGCATCTGCGCGCCGCGGCAGATGCGGGCTACACGGCGGCTTTGGTCGGTGGGGCGTTGATGGAGGGCGGTAAGCCCGGCGCGGCCCTGCGCGCCCTGCTTGCGCCCCATGTGCTCCCTGCGCCCGGCGCGTCCGGGCAGGGGGGTGAAGCATGTTTGTAA
- a CDS encoding phosphoribosylanthranilate isomerase, whose translation MFVKFCGLTRQEDADQAVRLGARMGGFIFHPRSPRGVLPAAAAALDTGPLLRVGVFVQQGAEEIKAVMAEARLDLAQLHGCQSVECALAVGPERVIRVLWPERYSHRALLYNDLRRHAEACAYYLLDAGLKGGGSGRRLEWLDLCRLRAPHPWLLAGGLGPDNVRAALNLCTPGGVDFNSGVEDAPGRKNADKMAAAVAAANPKGNGNMS comes from the coding sequence ATGTTTGTAAAATTTTGCGGGCTTACCCGACAGGAGGACGCGGATCAGGCCGTGCGCCTGGGTGCGCGCATGGGCGGCTTCATTTTCCATCCGCGCAGTCCCAGAGGCGTGCTCCCCGCCGCAGCGGCCGCACTGGACACAGGCCCCCTCTTGCGGGTAGGCGTCTTTGTGCAGCAGGGCGCGGAAGAAATCAAAGCCGTCATGGCCGAAGCCCGGCTGGATCTGGCCCAGCTCCACGGTTGTCAGAGCGTGGAGTGCGCGCTGGCCGTGGGGCCGGAGCGGGTCATCAGGGTGCTCTGGCCGGAGCGTTACAGTCATCGAGCTTTATTGTACAATGATCTGCGTCGGCACGCAGAGGCCTGCGCCTACTATTTGCTGGACGCGGGGCTCAAGGGCGGCGGCAGCGGCCGTCGCCTGGAATGGCTGGATTTGTGTCGGCTGCGCGCGCCGCATCCCTGGCTGCTGGCCGGCGGGCTCGGTCCGGACAACGTGCGCGCGGCGCTCAACCTGTGCACGCCCGGCGGCGTGGACTTCAACTCCGGCGTGGAAGACGCGCCGGGGCGCAAGAATGCGGACAAAATGGCGGCCGCCGTCGCTGCCGCAAACCCGAAAGGCAATGGGAACATGTCATGA
- the trpB gene encoding tryptophan synthase subunit beta, with the protein MKNSYFGEFGGCFVPELLMPPLMEVEAAMRDIYPTGAFQEELNDLLHNYAGRATPLTHCPTLSGELGFDLWLKREDLLHTGAHKVNNTLGQALLAKHMGKTALVAETGAGQHGVATAAAAARLGMRCTVYMGAEDVERQAPNVTRMKLLGAEVHPVESGTRTLKDAINEALRAWITCQKTTHYCFGTAAGPHPFPTLVRMLQSVIGKETRAQMLEKTGRLPDAVVACVGGGSNAIGMFHPFLEDHSVRLIGVEAAGEGVPGCFNSAPLNLGSPGVLHGAYSMLLQNSDGQVEPSHSVSAGLDYPGVGPEHSWLQKTGRAHYAMVKDDNALAAFQRLCRAEGILPALESSHALAWVLQHPHAFKAGDQVVVNLSGRGDKDLGIVTKALGRGTAASEV; encoded by the coding sequence ATGAAAAACAGTTACTTCGGAGAGTTCGGCGGCTGCTTTGTACCCGAACTGCTCATGCCGCCGCTCATGGAAGTGGAAGCGGCCATGCGCGACATCTATCCCACAGGGGCGTTTCAGGAAGAACTGAACGACCTGCTGCACAACTACGCCGGGCGGGCCACCCCCCTGACCCACTGCCCCACGCTCTCCGGCGAACTGGGCTTTGATCTCTGGCTCAAGCGCGAAGACCTGCTCCACACCGGCGCGCACAAGGTCAACAACACCCTGGGCCAGGCCCTGCTGGCCAAACACATGGGCAAGACCGCCCTGGTGGCCGAAACGGGCGCGGGTCAGCACGGCGTGGCCACGGCCGCCGCTGCCGCGCGCCTGGGCATGCGCTGCACCGTCTACATGGGCGCGGAAGACGTGGAACGCCAGGCCCCCAACGTCACCCGCATGAAACTCCTGGGCGCGGAAGTCCACCCTGTGGAAAGCGGCACCCGTACCCTCAAGGATGCCATCAACGAGGCCCTGCGCGCCTGGATCACCTGCCAGAAAACCACCCACTACTGCTTCGGCACGGCCGCCGGACCGCACCCCTTCCCCACCCTGGTGCGCATGCTGCAAAGCGTCATCGGCAAGGAAACCCGCGCGCAGATGCTGGAAAAGACCGGCCGCCTGCCCGACGCCGTGGTGGCCTGCGTGGGCGGCGGCTCCAACGCCATCGGCATGTTCCACCCTTTTCTGGAGGACCACAGCGTGCGCCTCATCGGCGTGGAAGCCGCCGGCGAAGGCGTGCCCGGCTGCTTCAACTCCGCGCCGCTCAATCTGGGGTCGCCCGGCGTGCTGCACGGGGCCTACAGCATGCTCCTGCAGAACAGCGACGGCCAGGTGGAGCCCTCCCACTCCGTTTCCGCCGGTCTGGACTATCCCGGCGTGGGGCCGGAACACTCCTGGTTGCAAAAGACCGGCCGCGCCCACTATGCTATGGTCAAGGACGACAACGCCCTGGCCGCCTTCCAGCGCCTGTGCCGCGCCGAAGGCATTCTGCCCGCGTTGGAGTCCTCCCACGCGCTGGCCTGGGTGCTGCAGCATCCCCATGCCTTTAAGGCCGGGGATCAGGTGGTGGTCAATCTTTCCGGCCGGGGCGACAAGGACCTCGGCATCGTCACCAAGGCTCTGGGGCGGGGTACTGCCGCCAGCGAGGTATAG
- the trpA gene encoding tryptophan synthase subunit alpha: MAMHLLEQKIRAANAEGRPALVPFLTAGFPDRSAFWPALMELDENGADIIEIGVPFSDPVADGPVVEEASRRALSDGVSLRGVLTSLRERKGLIKAGVVLMGYVNPFLQYGYENLARDAARGGVHGFIVPDLPHEESGPLRAALKKENIALIPLVGPNTSEERMALYAADGEGYTYVVSVMGITGERNGLAPQVAETLRRARTAFNLPLALGFGLREPAQLKDLPADAQPDAVVFGSALLKHLDAGHSAASFLAQWTGRKVEE, from the coding sequence ATAGCCATGCATCTGCTTGAACAAAAAATCCGCGCCGCCAACGCCGAAGGTCGTCCGGCCCTGGTCCCCTTTCTCACCGCCGGTTTCCCCGACCGCAGCGCCTTTTGGCCCGCCCTTATGGAACTGGACGAAAACGGCGCGGACATCATTGAAATAGGCGTGCCCTTTTCCGACCCCGTGGCCGACGGCCCGGTGGTGGAGGAGGCCTCGCGGCGCGCCCTCAGCGACGGCGTGAGCCTGCGCGGCGTCCTTACTTCCCTGCGCGAACGCAAGGGCCTGATCAAGGCCGGGGTGGTGCTTATGGGCTATGTCAACCCCTTTCTGCAGTACGGCTACGAAAACCTGGCTCGTGATGCGGCCCGCGGCGGCGTGCACGGTTTTATCGTGCCCGACCTGCCGCATGAGGAATCCGGTCCTCTGCGTGCGGCGCTGAAAAAGGAAAATATCGCCCTCATTCCTCTGGTAGGCCCCAATACCAGTGAAGAACGCATGGCCCTCTATGCCGCCGATGGGGAAGGCTATACCTATGTCGTCTCGGTCATGGGCATTACCGGCGAACGCAATGGCCTGGCCCCTCAGGTGGCGGAAACCCTGCGTCGTGCCCGCACGGCCTTCAATCTGCCCCTGGCCCTCGGCTTCGGCTTGCGCGAACCCGCCCAACTCAAAGATCTGCCCGCCGATGCCCAGCCCGACGCCGTGGTTTTTGGCAGCGCCCTGCTCAAACACCTGGACGCCGGTCACAGTGCCGCCTCCTTCCTGGCGCAGTGGACAGGCCGCAAAGTTGAAGAGTAG
- a CDS encoding D-alanyl-D-alanine carboxypeptidase family protein produces MANTHRPLHNNGAGARQRPTKLAPRLPALLLLLLALQLVLAPAALAALGGVRSAILINMNTGKVLFAKNADAAIPPASLTKVMTMYLTLDAVQAKKLRLQEIIRIRPGVAKVGGSSMHLRTGERVSVSQLLTGAAVASGNDAATALALRVGGNQRQFVRAMNAKTRALGMRRTVFKNPTGLPAAGQKTTARDMAALTRAYLRSHPSAQVFHRTRFFTHRGRTMRNTNALLGTVAGVNGLKTGWTVASGYNLIVTAQRGKTRLLAVVLGGSSRNARDGAARRLVEAGFRAPGSPKAVKKALGRR; encoded by the coding sequence ATGGCTAATACGCACCGCCCTCTTCACAATAACGGCGCGGGCGCGCGCCAACGCCCGACAAAACTGGCCCCGCGTCTGCCGGCGCTGCTCCTTCTGCTGCTGGCGCTGCAACTGGTCCTGGCCCCGGCGGCGCTGGCCGCCCTGGGCGGCGTGCGCTCGGCCATACTCATCAATATGAACACGGGCAAGGTGCTCTTTGCCAAAAATGCGGACGCGGCCATCCCCCCGGCTTCTCTCACCAAGGTCATGACCATGTATCTGACCCTGGACGCCGTGCAGGCCAAAAAACTCCGCCTGCAGGAAATAATCCGCATCCGTCCCGGCGTAGCCAAGGTAGGCGGTTCCTCCATGCATCTGCGCACGGGCGAACGGGTGAGCGTCAGCCAGTTGCTGACCGGCGCGGCCGTTGCGTCAGGCAACGACGCCGCCACGGCCCTGGCCCTGCGCGTGGGGGGCAATCAACGCCAGTTTGTCCGGGCCATGAATGCCAAGACCCGCGCCCTGGGCATGCGCCGCACGGTCTTCAAAAACCCCACGGGTCTGCCGGCAGCCGGGCAAAAAACCACGGCCCGCGACATGGCAGCCCTGACCCGCGCCTACTTGCGCAGCCACCCTTCGGCCCAGGTCTTTCACCGTACGCGCTTTTTCACTCACCGGGGCCGCACCATGCGCAACACCAACGCCCTGCTGGGCACGGTGGCGGGCGTCAACGGCCTCAAGACCGGCTGGACCGTGGCCTCGGGCTACAACCTTATTGTCACTGCCCAGCGAGGCAAAACCCGCCTGTTGGCCGTGGTGCTGGGCGGCAGCAGCCGCAACGCCCGCGACGGCGCGGCCCGCCGCCTGGTGGAGGCCGGCTTTCGTGCGCCCGGCTCGCCCAAGGCCGTAAAAAAAGCCCTGGGCAGGCGGTAA
- a CDS encoding AI-2E family transporter, with protein MNPTLPRLLYILAALAWYLLLWHTPVTIFMAACLSCLTLPQYRHLCRKGRIWRQRLERSRPLTRRQRLLRGLTRQAPLGGYIAMILAALITPIATLALLVTPQAAAGFSRLKELQANNFQLPPEWVATLQDWRMSLSEYPRVERLINEFLQKVDAFLGDAISTLLTRGVDVLGGTMSVLWTSFLFVTLTILFTVYAGHLRKISARIFRIPQAMLRRFTLTIHKALRAIMLGIVLVALAQGVLCGIGFSVAGVKQPAFWGMLATLVAPIPMVGTALVWLPLCLSLWFTGKTMAAVGLALWGMLAVAGVDNVLRPLFLRQGINAPFFVLIIAILCGLASFGPVGLIAGPVLLAFAMQAVEEGNRIYQHG; from the coding sequence ATGAACCCGACGCTGCCGCGTCTGCTCTATATTCTGGCCGCCCTGGCCTGGTATTTGCTGCTCTGGCATACGCCCGTCACCATTTTTATGGCGGCTTGTCTTTCCTGCCTCACCTTGCCCCAATACCGCCACCTGTGCCGCAAAGGCCGCATCTGGCGGCAGCGCCTGGAACGCAGCCGCCCCCTTACCCGGCGGCAACGGCTGCTGCGCGGCCTGACGCGCCAAGCCCCCCTGGGCGGCTATATTGCCATGATTCTGGCCGCTCTTATCACCCCCATCGCCACCCTGGCCCTGCTGGTCACGCCCCAGGCCGCCGCGGGCTTCAGCCGTCTGAAAGAATTGCAGGCCAACAACTTTCAGCTCCCGCCGGAATGGGTGGCCACCCTGCAGGACTGGCGCATGAGCCTTTCGGAGTATCCGCGGGTGGAGCGCCTCATCAACGAATTTCTGCAGAAGGTGGACGCCTTTCTGGGCGACGCCATCAGCACCCTGCTGACCAGGGGGGTGGACGTGCTGGGCGGCACCATGAGCGTGCTGTGGACCAGCTTTCTTTTTGTCACCCTCACCATTCTGTTCACGGTCTACGCCGGGCATCTCCGCAAAATCAGCGCGCGCATCTTTCGCATCCCCCAGGCCATGCTGCGGCGCTTTACCCTCACCATCCACAAGGCTTTGCGCGCCATCATGCTGGGCATTGTCCTGGTGGCTCTGGCCCAGGGAGTGCTTTGCGGCATCGGCTTCAGCGTGGCCGGGGTCAAGCAGCCCGCCTTCTGGGGCATGCTGGCCACTCTGGTGGCCCCCATCCCCATGGTGGGCACGGCCCTGGTCTGGCTGCCGCTCTGCCTTTCGCTCTGGTTTACGGGCAAAACCATGGCCGCCGTGGGCCTGGCCCTTTGGGGCATGTTGGCTGTGGCCGGCGTGGACAATGTGCTGCGGCCCCTGTTTTTGCGGCAGGGCATCAACGCGCCGTTTTTTGTGTTGATCATTGCCATTCTCTGCGGCCTGGCCAGTTTTGGCCCCGTGGGGCTCATCGCCGGCCCCGTGCTGCTGGCCTTTGCCATGCAGGCGGTAGAAGAAGGCAACCGCATCTACCAGCATGGCTAA
- the greA gene encoding transcription elongation factor GreA produces MTSIPISVQGYKRLEEELARLKSERPAIIQAIKEAREEGDLRENAGYDAARERQGMAEARIKYIESRLALYHVIDLDKLTGDRVVFGATVDVEDVDSGEARTFTILGPDEADPAKGSISFLSPVGQALLGREEGDEVTVDIPRGRVTYEVTGVRFQGSAVLK; encoded by the coding sequence ATGACGAGTATCCCTATTTCCGTGCAAGGCTACAAAAGGCTGGAAGAAGAGCTGGCCCGCCTCAAAAGCGAACGTCCGGCCATCATTCAGGCCATCAAGGAAGCCCGCGAGGAGGGCGACCTGCGCGAAAACGCGGGGTACGACGCCGCGCGCGAACGCCAGGGCATGGCCGAAGCGCGCATCAAATATATCGAATCCCGCCTGGCTCTGTACCATGTCATTGACCTGGACAAGCTCACCGGTGACCGGGTGGTCTTTGGCGCCACCGTGGACGTGGAGGATGTGGACAGCGGCGAGGCGCGCACCTTCACCATTCTCGGCCCCGACGAAGCGGATCCCGCCAAGGGCTCCATCTCCTTCCTCTCTCCCGTAGGCCAGGCCCTGCTGGGCCGCGAGGAGGGTGACGAAGTTACCGTGGATATCCCGCGTGGCCGCGTCACCTATGAGGTAACCGGCGTCCGCTTTCAGGGCAGCGCGGTACTCAAGTAA
- a CDS encoding lysylphosphatidylglycerol synthase domain-containing protein yields MKKYLRYLGPVLVTAIFLLAVYLLYHKLKSYSMAEIRASIDQISAARMGASLLLMAVNYMILVGYDWLALKAIHKTLPLPRVALVSFVGQAVSYNFGALLGGTSVRFRFYSAWGFSLAEIVRLVLMLAVTFWVGVLGLCGVIFMVAPPVIPGELLAKMPLQDIRILGVGLTLIACSYLALCCVVRKPVHIFGKEFVFPAPRIAFAQALVAWVDIIAAAGCMYVLLPGHMNISFLDFLPSYLLAQVAVVLTHIPGGVGVFELVILHLTHTAHEQTVFAAVLLFRLIYFILPLLAAALLLAVYEVRQRRNMLREAGRWLSVLSHSISAYMVFTAGAILLASALLPPGRHILHMVRELIPYQVVAVGHFVTAVSGGALLFISYGLERRQARAFQLAALFLGLGLVGSLLNGFSWITALMVSLVFCTVCLARRRFYRSSFFWEEPIPAFWLAGALGVLGLAAAVAWALYHPSLNKAAQWGFDRPHMAAQTLYAFGGVAVGLVASWLWRAALRQRKRRRERRR; encoded by the coding sequence ATGAAAAAATACCTGCGCTATCTCGGACCCGTGCTGGTGACCGCCATTTTTCTGCTGGCCGTCTATCTGCTTTACCACAAACTTAAAAGTTACAGCATGGCCGAAATCCGCGCCAGCATCGACCAGATCTCCGCGGCGCGCATGGGGGCTTCGTTGCTGCTCATGGCGGTCAACTACATGATTCTGGTGGGCTATGACTGGCTGGCCCTCAAGGCCATCCATAAAACCCTTCCCTTGCCGCGGGTGGCCCTGGTTTCTTTTGTGGGCCAGGCCGTGAGCTACAATTTCGGCGCGCTGCTGGGCGGCACCAGCGTGCGTTTCCGGTTTTATTCGGCCTGGGGGTTTTCGCTGGCGGAGATCGTGCGCCTGGTGCTCATGCTGGCCGTCACTTTCTGGGTGGGCGTACTGGGGCTGTGCGGCGTCATCTTTATGGTGGCCCCGCCGGTTATTCCCGGCGAGCTGCTGGCCAAAATGCCCCTGCAGGACATCCGTATTCTGGGTGTGGGGCTTACGCTCATAGCCTGTTCTTATCTGGCGCTCTGCTGCGTGGTGCGTAAACCAGTGCACATCTTCGGCAAGGAATTTGTCTTCCCCGCGCCGCGCATCGCCTTTGCTCAGGCCCTGGTGGCCTGGGTGGACATCATTGCTGCAGCCGGCTGCATGTATGTGCTGCTGCCCGGTCACATGAACATCAGTTTCCTGGATTTTCTGCCCAGTTATCTGCTGGCCCAGGTGGCTGTGGTGCTCACGCACATTCCCGGCGGCGTGGGGGTGTTTGAGCTGGTTATCCTGCATCTGACCCACACCGCGCACGAGCAGACGGTTTTTGCGGCGGTGCTGCTGTTCCGCCTGATCTACTTCATTCTGCCTCTGCTGGCCGCCGCCTTGCTGCTGGCCGTGTACGAGGTGCGCCAGCGGCGCAACATGCTGCGCGAGGCCGGGCGCTGGCTTTCAGTGCTTTCGCACTCCATTTCGGCCTATATGGTCTTTACGGCCGGGGCCATTTTGCTGGCCTCGGCCCTGCTGCCGCCGGGGCGGCACATCCTGCATATGGTGCGGGAGCTCATCCCCTACCAGGTGGTGGCTGTGGGGCATTTTGTCACCGCTGTGAGCGGCGGGGCGCTGCTGTTCATTTCTTACGGGCTGGAACGGCGGCAGGCCAGGGCTTTTCAACTGGCGGCGCTCTTTCTGGGGTTGGGGCTTGTGGGGTCGCTGCTCAACGGTTTTTCCTGGATCACGGCGCTGATGGTGTCCCTGGTGTTCTGCACGGTCTGCCTGGCGCGGCGGCGGTTTTACCGGTCGTCGTTTTTTTGGGAGGAGCCCATCCCCGCCTTCTGGCTGGCCGGAGCTCTGGGGGTGCTGGGATTGGCTGCGGCCGTGGCCTGGGCGCTCTACCACCCCTCGTTGAACAAGGCCGCACAGTGGGGTTTTGACCGGCCCCACATGGCTGCCCAGACGCTTTATGCCTTTGGCGGCGTGGCTGTCGGGTTGGTGGCTTCCTGGCTGTGGCGGGCGGCTCTGCGCCAGCGCAAGCGGCGGCGAGAGCGCAGGCGCTGA
- a CDS encoding NAD(P)H-hydrate dehydratase: protein MWCIVGTLPDAAAPLLTAGLDAPSAVRDGFLILPDGFRTPVQRGTPALAATALLACAALNFPPPRLLLAGDTGSGAGSRAVYAHLEDCLPALAPRGLTFHYLFPDVDWHNRLLLAISALPVRPLLAADAGYMYVAKMSGYADAYDLFTPDLGELAFLADETAPHPFYTRGFLLAEEKDLPALMRRAQAHGNCPPNLIVKGRTDHIVCNGMLAATVDTPSVEAMECIGGTGDLVTGLVTAFLCGGLPICRASLAAARAARLLAQDCAPDPGFQIGQLLARLPEMLVREKDLLVEEGKL from the coding sequence ATGTGGTGTATTGTGGGAACCCTGCCGGACGCCGCGGCCCCGCTGCTCACGGCGGGCCTGGACGCGCCCTCGGCGGTGCGGGACGGCTTCCTGATCCTTCCCGACGGCTTCCGCACACCGGTGCAGCGCGGCACCCCCGCCCTGGCGGCCACGGCCCTGCTGGCCTGCGCCGCCCTGAACTTTCCCCCGCCGCGCCTGCTCCTGGCCGGAGACACGGGATCGGGCGCGGGCAGCCGCGCCGTCTATGCCCATCTTGAAGATTGTTTGCCCGCCCTGGCCCCACGTGGGCTCACCTTTCACTACCTCTTCCCCGACGTGGACTGGCACAACCGGCTGCTGCTGGCCATCAGCGCCCTGCCCGTCCGCCCCCTGCTGGCGGCCGACGCGGGCTATATGTATGTGGCCAAGATGAGCGGCTACGCCGACGCCTACGACCTGTTCACCCCGGACCTGGGCGAACTGGCCTTTCTGGCCGACGAAACCGCGCCCCACCCCTTCTACACGCGTGGTTTTCTGCTGGCGGAAGAAAAAGACCTGCCCGCACTGATGCGCCGCGCCCAGGCCCACGGCAACTGCCCGCCCAACCTCATCGTCAAGGGCCGCACGGACCACATCGTCTGCAACGGCATGCTGGCGGCCACGGTGGATACGCCCTCGGTGGAGGCCATGGAATGCATCGGCGGCACGGGCGACCTGGTCACAGGCCTGGTTACGGCCTTTCTCTGCGGCGGGCTGCCCATCTGCCGGGCCAGCCTGGCCGCCGCACGCGCAGCGCGGCTGCTGGCCCAGGACTGCGCCCCGGACCCTGGCTTCCAGATCGGCCAGCTGCTGGCGCGGCTGCCGGAGATGCTGGTAAGGGAGAAAGATTTGCTTGTGGAGGAAGGAAAACTTTAA